One Aegilops tauschii subsp. strangulata cultivar AL8/78 chromosome 2, Aet v6.0, whole genome shotgun sequence genomic window, TCTGCATCAGTGACCATCCTCCCACTATCGCCTTGCCTATCGACGCGCCAATGGCACAAACATTCACCGCTATCACCACCATGGTAGGGATCAGCATCGGAGCCCACTGCACGGCATACAGTTCAGCAAACTTGTCGCTGGTACTGCTTGCTACCTGTTTCGCCGTAAGCTTGAAGGAAACACCCTTCAGGCCAAACAACTTCAGCACTATGTGAAATACTGCTGTAGGGTACACGGCTGTTGCACCAATAATGTAGAACTGCTCGTTGCGGATCCAGTCCAGCAGCGTGAGCCCAGCCCACTTGATCTCAACCATACCGATTAACTCGGTCAGGGCAATGACGATGACGAGGTACAATACATATGTGGGAAATGGCTTCTGTATGTAGAATTGCCCACGGAAGATCCATATCACCGGGAAGAGGAGATAGAACACAAGAAAGACAGATGAAACTGGGTAGGCTGTCATGTTGGCATAGGCAATTCTCTGCATTGGGTGGAGGCGGCGACCAGCCAGGAGTGGGCAGTTGCGCGAGAAGAACATCTCAAGGGAGCCCCCCGACCAGCGCAAGATCTGGTAGAGCCGCTCAGTGAGGTTGATTGGCGCGGTGCCGGCGAATGCATCTGGCTCCATGCGGCAGTACATGGATCGCCACCCATTCCGGTGCAGCCGGAAGCCGGTCACCACATCCTCGGTTGCAATGTTGTACACCCAACCAACGTCGCTGCCCCATTCAGTCCCGTCCTCATATGCACATGTCATGACATGAGCTAAGTCAGCCATGACAGACTCTTCAAGTGCCGGCGGCGACATGATGGAGCGTTCTTGGTCTGCTGCTGGCAGTATTGAGCTGATGAATGACGCTGAACTGCCAAACTTGGTGGAGCTGTCCACGATCTTGACGTCATCAGGTCTCCAGCGAGGTGGGTCAACACCGTAAAGTGCGACACGGCGGAACATGCAACCAGTGCCAACATAAGACGGCCCTTGGATGCCATTGAGGCCGAGCAAGGTGGCGTCAAAGAAGACACGATTGTGATTGCAGTACCTATCTGTGGGATCAACATCATCGAAGCGTTGAGGAAACTGGACAAAGGCAGTATTGTCACCTTCACGGCGATCGAGCATGAAACATATGCCAGCACGGAAGGCTTTCGAATTGTTGACGTAGTGGTCACCATCAAAGTTGATGATGAAGGGAGCATTGGTCAGGAGGGCAGAGACTCGCAACTGTACGTTCATGGCACCTGCCTTCTTTTGATGATCACAGCTTGGACTCTTCTCACGGGAGATGTAAACAAGCATTGGGAGGCGCACATCAACCGCACTGAAGTCTAGAGGACTGTTGGTGCTTGCTCCTAGACCAAGTTCTGGTTCATAACTTGGATGTTTCAACATAACCTATTGAAGAAACATTGCAGTTTGAAATAAATAAGCACTCATGTATGATTCTAGTCATAAAAAAATTGTAGTAAAAAAATTAAAAGTAAGTGAAAATGTATACCTTAACGATTCCAACATGTTGTCCTTTCTTATGGTTTTCAGCTGGGTCAATCCATGTGCCTGGCCACTGTGTCCCATCTGCCATCCAAGTTGCCTTTGCACCTTCTTTGGCAGCAGCATGATTGTACACATCTGACCGCTTGGGAATAAGGGTAAAAAGTGCATCTAACCGCTCCTTGAACTCATCATACTCTCTACACATGTGTCTGCGATCGTTGACAAAGTCTTGTGGTGCATTTCCAGTGTATGGGCGTGTATTCAAAGAAAAATAGCTCTCAGGGGCCCTTGGCTCAATGGAATGTTTTCGGCAAAAGGGAACCCATAATGCAGCAAATTTTGCAGTCTCAAGCAAACCATCATAATGGATTATTGACCCACCATCATCTGAGAGGTAGCAAGCATGCTTGTCAACTGGATAGTCTGCAGCAAGGATGGATATGATGGAGTTCATAGTGTATATCATAGGTTCATTAATGGGATCAACGGTGTTGATGAAGACATCAAGGCAAGGAAGGTTGGAGTTGCCGTCAGGGAGATCAAACTGCTGTTCCAAGAGGGCAAGGTTGGGGACACGCTTGACAGGATTGAGCTTTGCAACTTGGTTTAGCAACCAAGTGACGCCAAACCAAAGATCCCCAACCATCGATATCCACCAGAGCCACATGCCATCAGCGTATGGGTGTCTGACACGCCATACGAAAAATAGGACGATAGCAACCAATCTGATCAAGCTCAGCAACCTGTTATACAGAAAGAAGAACAATTAACTAAAAGATCAACTCACGGATATAGCTTGAGGAAATAATACCCGATACTGAGGCTTAGCACAAGGACAAGAATCTCTAGCATAACAAAGAAACTTGCAGGATGTAAATGTACGAGTAGTGCGAAGTGTGAACAATACCAAGATGAAATGCAAAATTACAAAGACACATCACCTTCCAGTCCAGGAAAAATAACAATTAACAATCACTATAGCATGTTAGTAGAGAAGTGTAAAACTAAAATTACAGAAGCATTTTGATGATGAGCATTCTTATAGACTTTCTCATGGCCACCATCTATAAGTGGTGGCTGAACCATATCTGACATATCAGCTAGTCCTGCCAACATATTTTTAAAATCGCAACCACTATAACAATGGAGTTCCACATGGAAGTCCTTATCAATAATAATATATTTCTGACTAAGCTCAGATTCAATCAGGTTGCTAAAACCACCCTATTGATCAATGATCTCTGACAGACAGTTGACCTTAATATGATAGTTTTAGTATTTGCTGTCGCTGCTGTCCCAGATTACTATAGTTTAAGTAATTTGCACATCAAAGAAACCTTCAATCTGCATTGTCAGAGTTCGATGGCACAGTGAGCGTAACAGAATTCAGTGGTAATGCAGGGTCCTTACATGGGAGGCGCAGTGAACACAACGAGGCGCCATGGAGAAAGGGCGAACGGAACTCGCGTCGAGAGGAAGCGGCGGATCGACGCCCTCCGGCCACCAGTGCACGACAGCGCGGCGAGCTGCAGAGCCGGGAGAGGGTTGCCGTGCAAGACGGCGAGGGCTGGGATCAGATAGCGCAAGTCGAGGGGTGGGGTGGAGGCTTAGCCGGCCCATGGAAGGGGCAGGCAGGGGCACGTCgcccatcgccgccgcctccaccgctGCCGTCGCCGTACCGTGGGTTTGGACGGGGAGAATGTGTGTCTGTGTGtggcttttttttttttttgagtgCTATGTGTGGCTGGGGGCAGCTTTGGCGTCCCCTCGCCATAGAGCGCGCAAAGTCGGCCGGCCCAGTGGCGTTAGTTTGTTACCAGTTCGTTCCTTTTTTAATTTACTTATATTTTAACATATTTTATTTAAATACATACATTCAGAAAATGAGTTCAGTTAAAATTTCACAAGTGTTCATCGCGCATTTAAAATAAAGTCTAAATGCTATAAAATGCCGGCGCCACTTTTTAAAAATATTGATAGCATTCACAAAAAAAGTTTCATCACATTCtaaaatatgattgtgatatttttaaaaatgttttcattttataattattttttaaaaCTATAAAAACACTCATGATACTTAAAATTGTGCACTCGTCTCAAAAAATATTAATGAATTTTATTTTAAATGTTTATACAATGTAAATAAATTCACATAATTGAAAAAATAATACTTAtagttcaaaaaatgttcgtggcATTTAATGTTTTTGATACAATGTAATAAAATAATTGTTTACTTTTAGTAAAAAAAATCATACCATTCCAAAATGTATTTATAAAAAGTTCAAACATGTTTTTAGAAAAAATATACATCAtgtatttcaaaaatgttcaacatgtataATTTTTTATGAGAAACCAAAGAAAAATGAAGAAATGAACATAACCAAATGGACACGTATTTAAAACCTAAAGAAACCAAACAAAGAAATGAAAACAAATATCTAGCATTCGTTACTAGGCCGGCCCGTTCATTGCACACTGTAGGTGAGACGTGCATATATCTCGTGGTAAGCAAGAATatgggagcaactagttaacgggTACCCCTTCGGAAGCTCACGCGGAGGTCATTGTTTGGGCCATGGGATTGCGCCAAGTGGTGCGGCTAGCCACCGCCACCGGTCGTGCACTGCACAGTGTCAGGATGTttgtttttttttggttttccttAAGTTTTCATGCAAAAAAGTCTCATTTTTTAGAAGCCGGGCTTTTCCGTAAAAAGCACAGTTGTGCTTCTCCAAAAAATAGTACCGGTTAAGAAAAAAAAGAGCGCACGTTACTCCCACAAGCaataaaaaggaagaaaaggagaGCGTGCGTTAAGCGTTGCACAATGCTCACGCATTATACAGAACGCATATGAAAAATCCGAGGGAGCATTCGTGTGATAGCCTGTATTAGTGGGCACCGAGCACGCGAAAAGAAGTGTGCAAGTAATAGACTAGGCGATCCATCAAATGATCAAACACACTTAAGACTGAGGGGAAAAAATTCAACATGTATATTTTTTATGAAAAACAAAGAAATGAACATAATAAAATGAACACGTATTCGAAACCTAAATAAACCGAACgaagaaatgaaaaaaaatatatAGCATTCCTTACTAGGCCGGCCCATTTATTTCACACTGTAGGCGAGAGGTGCATATATCTCGGCGAGATATATGGGAGCAACTAGTTAATGGGTAACCCTGTCGGAGACTCACGCAGAGGTCACTGTTTGGACCATGGGATTGCGCCAAGTGGTGCGGCCAGCCAGCGCCACCTGTCATGCAGTGCGCAACGTCGGGATTTTCGGTGTTTTCATGATTTTTCCTAAGTTTTGATGAAAAAGAAGGGCTTTTCCGTGAGAATCATAGTTGTGCTTCtccgaaagaaaaactactgtgCTTGTGTAAAGAAAACAGACAGCACGCGTTACTCCCTcaagaaataaaaaagaaagaaaagaagagcGTGCGTCAAGCGCTGCACAATGTTCACGCATTATACAGAACGCATATGAAAATTCCGTGGGAGCATTCGTGTCATAGCCTGTATTAGTGGGCACCGAGCACGCGAAAGGAACCGTGCAAGCAATAGACTACGCGATCCATCTAATGATCAAGCGCACTTAGCCTTAGAGGCGAATGGCCAGCAGCTGAGCACTATGAGCATCCGTATGTGCGAGTCTTGCATTCCCATTTGCAGCAGGCTGGGAGTGCTTTCAGTCGGCAAAGCACCAACTGTCTAACAAAATGTTTCAATGAAACCCAGCCAGCTAGCAAAGATTCTTTTCTACGTACTACGTGTATACGAGCGTGGTGCATTTTTTGATAAAGAAAATATATTAATATCAAGACGATACCGAATGCACCTAGCCTCTGCAACAACATAATGTTTAGATTAACTCTAAACATcaaggatgcacacagccaaaaaaacaaaagaagaagaaaatacaAAACAAAGACCTCGCTGAAGCAAATAGAGATTCACAGCAGCAAGAGCACGAAGAGTGGTGATGACATGTAGACTTCGAAGAAGGTTCTCCAAAATGACGCCTTCAAAAAAGTAATAGTGTACAAACACCGTCGTCGTCTGGTCAAACGAGCGTGGTGCATGGAGCGCCCTTTGGACATCCACGTCATACTGAAATGCCAAATTTGACACATAGCTATCAAGAGGCATCGGTGTCAAACTTGGTAGTAGTTTTCTGTTGTTGTGTTGCAATTGCTAGTTAAGTGGTCTCTGGATTGACATAAAATCAACATCAAAAGCTATGCTTCACTCCTACTAGCCCTTCTTCTATGCAGCAACAACCCCAAGATCGTCCGAACTAAGCGTAACTTAGATAATTACATTCTCTATGATGGTACCCGCAGCCCATCAGAATTTAAGTTATAAACTTGCACGGGTAGGTCGCATATTTTTTGGACTTATTTTGGGCTTACTGACGATGTTCTTACAACGTGCTATTCTTAAAAAGTAGAAAAAAAAGACTCTAGATTGCATTTTATTTAGCTAAAGGAACTTGCCATAGGAGCATCTAGTTCTTGTGATTCCCATTTTCTTGATTTCGTAATGTTATTTTATTACAGAGTGCGACGCTGGCCCCAAAGCCTAGATAGCGAATGTGGCATGCCTATTAGAGTATTAGGCCTATGATGTGGAAACCCTTATGTAGTTTTTTTTCTCCCCCGTTTACATAATTGTGCATAAAATTTTCATGCTTGTAGAAAAACaaaaccaacttaaacaagatgACCCCTAACCTTTAAAAGATGAGTAAAATAACATTGAGCCACGTCTTTGATGTGTCTATCGTCATATCGATAACAAATAGGAGACTCTGAAACTAGGGGTGGATTAACGACTAGCTCAGCTTGTTAATGATCGGCTTGTGATCATTAAGACTTGGATCATTAAGCTCATTTTTCTTAATGATTTAATTGCAAAGATTGCTCGGTACATTAAAAGCTCAGGGATGCTCGCGAGCACTCATTACAGCACATCACAGGTACTACAAGTAGCATGTCATGTCAACAATAGCTTAACATATCCCCCGCAAAAAAAACAGTAGCTTAACATATAATATAAACAATCCCATTGCAAATGCATTAATGATTTGTCAATAGCCAACAAGGCAACATAATAGTGTAACAAAGATGCATAAGTCCAAGCATAGGAGGCATGTGGGCTAGATTTGTGAGGTGGCCTAGATGATTGCGATTAAATGGACTAATGATAATATTAACGGGTTTGACGAGCTGCTTGTGAAACTCGACTTCAAGTCATTAAGCTCTTTAGTTTAATAAGCTGAAATGAGCACACGTTGAAACTAGTCGAGAAAACAAGTGATAGTTTCTATCTTTGAGCTTTTTGTCCATCCGTAGTTGAAACCCGCCTTCATTGAAGGCAAACATTCAGTGTAGGACCGCAGCGACGCAAGTGAACTTTTGGCGTACAAGCACACTCACCAGAGAAAGTGACATTGAAAAGGTTTTATCATAACATAAACAATTCATAATTTAGGGCGGCCAATTATGAACTGTTTTATATGGAGTACATGGTTAATTTTAGTTTTATACATGAATACCCGGGCTGCGGTTGATCGACCACGATTTAACCTTTTGGCGAAAAACACTTCAAATTTGATGTCATGTGTATCTCAACAAAATGAATGCTCTCTGATGATAACCTTATGACGCAGTATTCCGTTTCTCACAAGAAAAGATACACTGTCAAATGCAACATGACACTGCCACCTCAGAGTGCGACTGCATGCCCCATACCATTTTTTTTATGGCGCGACCCATTACCAACTAAGCTGACACAAGTAAATCGTGATCGATCAACCGCATTATGGGCGATTACCTCTTGCCGCAGTGGTATATACACAAGTGCCATAAATTAGAAGGTGGTTTTTTAACATTTCGAAAAATAAATCGCGTGAAATGTTGAGTGTTAATAAAGATATAGCGCACCTGTAGGGATGCAGGAGGATGCCCTTGACTTTGAACGTCCGGTACAGCAGCGGCCGCCGGCCGTCCTCGCCGCCGTCCGCTATGGCCGCCGCCATCTCCCCCTCGTCGGCGGCCACCCAGTACTTGTCCTTCGGGCTGATCTTCTTCGCCACCTTGCTGCCGCCGTTCGCCTGCAGTACTGGCGTCTCTCTGTCGGCGACGCCGGCCTTGTGCCCATTGCCGGTGCCGTTCTCGAGCGCCAGCGCCTGGTCCGCGACGCCGGCGCCATTGCTCGCATGACCGGCCCCGTCGGCTGCCGCCAAAGAACCCATGTCCCAAGATTCCTAGCTATGCACAGTAGCTAGCTACACTCGATCGTGCTTACATATGCTAGCTTTAACTGGCTGTGTGAGATGAGATCACCGGGCGGACAGCAGCTGAGCGAGTGTGTATATGGTGCACGAGCTACGGGAGTGGGAGTGCGCAGCGAGACGTACACCGGTACCGGACTGTCGGCTGCGTTCGTGGGATCGGAAGGCGGGTCACTCGGGAGGGAATACGGTTCTACAGGGTGGATCGGCTGGGCTGCAGCTATCAACTAGCGCGCGGACGATAAACTATTATTGCCATGCGAGCCATGCCATTAAGGAATGCACCTCTAGTTTATTCACCAGCAGCTAGGCGATGGGATCCGGTCTTCCCTCTTGAGGAGCTAACGGTACGAATCGGCGAGTTTTGCGCGCGCGCGGTTGGCACTCACTGCAGCGAAGCATAACAATGACAGAGCTCGTAAGTCTTCACCGCGCGCCAAGATAATTAACAATGCCACACGTGCCAATAAGGAATGCAGCGTGTTTAAGTATTAGCACCGGAGATGAGATCCGCCCTGTTAGTGGACTTCCGCTTCAGGAGAAACGGTGCAAATATTCAGCGCTTAGCTTAGCAGTATAAGCTAGATCTAGGACCTTGATGAGCGGCCGCCGATCGAGATGCCCGGCCTTCTGAACAGTAATTAGAAGCTTTCCAATTCTGGGTAACTTCGTGCGTTCAACATGTCCAGTTGTCTCACCTTTCTTCCTTCTATAATGAAAAGGCACATAAAAAAAAGAACATGCCCAGTAGCCTTCAGTGTTCCCATCATATCGATAGCATCACGTAGTCTAATTTGTACAAACTTCATTGTATTTTTTTATGAAATTATTGATGAAATTGGGATTAGCTGAAAAAAGGATGGGCCTATTTATTCAACTATCATGGCATTAATACAAGTCCACAACAAATGCTTTGCTTGTTACTTTTCGAGGGTGAGCGTCTCCAAGAGTTTGTGAGAGCAAGCAAATCATATACTCTACCTCTTAATGAGGCTTTCTGGTGCAAGCCATGGTGGAATAGATTGATTGCCCTCAATGCACGATGCAATCGAGACCCCTTTGATCTCAAAATCATTTTGTCTGAAGTCTCCATTAATGTGGAGTATCAAGTATGATACCGCAAACTATATGAACCACGAAAAAAACATCATCGAGCaacctttactttcttgcaagttACTTTATTCCACTGCCATACTATTTCTAAACCTCAGTCTGAAGCTAAGAACTCTTCCAATGCTTTGACTGTCCCTGACACTGCTATGGACCCAAGAGGAATGTGCCACGTCATGGCAGAGCTCTTGCACCTCTAGATTCATTAAATCTTCGGAGAAGCGCTCGTGCCAACAAGTATGATGGTTTTCGGGTGACACGGCCATCTGACACGTACATGCTCCTACAAGTCCAAGGTGAAGCCACGCCACACTCCTCCAGCTCCAGCATCAAGCTCCTCCTCTACTCAAATTGTTGCAATGaatgatgaaggtgatattccccCACTCACTACCATACCCGAGATGTAAGCTGATGGTAGTCATCTGTGTGCCATCCCTGAAGCAGAGCTCACTGTAGAAGCTCTGAATGAAGAAGTGACTGACCCGTCTTCAAGTGTTGTCAATGTGGAAGAGCTCACCACTGAAGCTCTGAATGAAGAAGAGACTGGATTGTCTTCTTCGGCTTAAACTTTTACTTATCTCTATTATGGTTTTGCTGCAAAGTTGGAACTTGTTATGCTGGAATGCTCGTGGACTTAATTCGGCTGATAAACCACTAGCTTTATCCAATGCTATTACCTCTAGTGGGTGCTCTATTATTTGCTTGCAAGAAACTAAAATGCCGATGATTGATGTTATGATGATTAAATCTTTATGCCCTAGACGCTTTGATAAATTTGCTTTCATCCCATCGCAAGGTGCCTCTGGGGCATCGTAACCATATGGAATAGTTCTCTTTTTGATGGAGATGTAATCGGATCATAACCCTTTGCTTTGGGTGTTAATTTCACTTCCAAACAACCGGCTCATTCATGGACTTTACTAAACATATATGGGCCATGTTAGGGTAAGGATAGAATTAGATTTACCAACTGGCTCTTCAATTGGATAGCAGAGTTGTCGGTAGCCGGCATTAGGTAAAAGGAAAAGCTCTATAAAAGTGAAGAAATGAAATCGCTTGACGTTCCCAACACTCAAGACTGGCTCATCTTGGGTGATTTTAACTACATGCGCTCCCCTGATAATTGTAACAAGCCGGGAGGTGATGCTTCTGACATGTTCACTTCAAAGATTTCATTAGAGAACAACAGTTGATTGAGATCCCCATCAAAGGACGCCAATACACCTGGAGTAATATGCAACAAGATCCACTACTCGAACAACTAGACTAGTTCTTTACCACACTTAATTGGACAACTTCCTTTcccaataccttggttaaacctCTTGGCCGCCCGGTGTCAGATCATGTCCCATGCACGGTAGTTATTGAAACCAATATCCCCAAGAGCAAATTGTTCTGATTTGAAACGCACTGGATTGCACACCCTGGCTTCATGGATGTGGTCGTTGCAGCTTGGACTAGGCCTATCAAATTTTACAAGAATAGTAATGCTGCCTACACCATCTGCCAAAAGCTCAAATAGGTCCGACAAGCTCTTTCTCACTGGAGCAAAAAGATCTCGCAGCTCTCAATTGCTATTGGGAATACAAACAAAGGAATCTTGGGAATGGACACAACTGAAGACAAAAGGCCTCTCTCTGTTCCTGAATCCAACTATCGTAAGATACTGAAGAAACATCCACTACGGCTTCTTAACTATCAGGAACAATATTGGAAGAAGCATTGTACCATCTGGTGGATCTATTTCGGTgatcaaaaaacaaaaaaaatccagTCAATAGCAATGGAAAGATAATGAAAGAATTGCATTGCATCCCTTTGAGCTGATGATGGCTTATCCGTAGATGATCACGCCGAAAAGGAATCCATCTTGTTTAACTCCTTCAGAAAAAGACTTGGCACCTCCAATAGACGATGTGCACTTTTATCTATAGGCACTCATTCAACCCAACACCCAACTTTATCAGTTAACTATTCCCTTTACCGCAAAAGAAATTGATGAGGTCATTCAAGAAATGCCGGTGGACCGTGCTTCAGGTCCCGACAGCTTTAATGGAGCTTTTTTGAAGGCATGTTGGCCCATCATCAAACATGAGTTCTACAAGTTGTGCTCTGAATTTCATGATGGGACACTCAACTTGGAAAGCCTCAACTATGGATATATTGCCCTCTTCCCCAAAACTGCATCACCTgaatgtgacacc contains:
- the LOC109764132 gene encoding probable mixed-linked glucan synthase 8 isoform X2, whose product is MLLSLIRLVAIVLFFVWRVRHPYADGMWLWWISMVGDLWFGVTWLLNQVAKLNPVKRVPNLALLEQQFDLPDGNSNLPCLDVFINTVDPINEPMIYTMNSIISILAADYPVDKHACYLSDDGGSIIHYDGLLETAKFAALWVPFCRKHSIEPRAPESYFSLNTRPYTGNAPQDFVNDRRHMCREYDEFKERLDALFTLIPKRSDVYNHAAAKEGAKATWMADGTQWPGTWIDPAENHKKGQHVGIVKVMLKHPSYEPELGLGASTNSPLDFSAVDVRLPMLVYISREKSPSCDHQKKAGAMNVQLRVSALLTNAPFIINFDGDHYVNNSKAFRAGICFMLDRREGDNTAFVQFPQRFDDVDPTDRYCNHNRVFFDATLLGLNGIQGPSYVGTGCMFRRVALYGVDPPRWRPDDVKIVDSSTKFGSSASFISSILPAADQERSIMSPPALEESVMADLAHVMTCAYEDGTEWGSDVGWVYNIATEDVVTGFRLHRNGWRSMYCRMEPDAFAGTAPINLTERLYQILRWSGGSLEMFFSRNCPLLAGRRLHPMQRIAYANMTAYPVSSVFLVFYLLFPVIWIFRGQFYIQKPFPTYVLYLVIVIALTELIGMVEIKWAGLTLLDWIRNEQFYIIGATAVYPTAVFHIVLKLFGLKGVSFKLTAKQVASSTSDKFAELYAVQWAPMLIPTMVVIAVNVCAIGASIGKAIVGGWSLMQMADAGLGLVFNAWILVLIYPFALGMIGRWSKRPYILFILFVIAFILIALVDIAIQAMRSGFVRFHFKSSGGATFPTSWGL
- the LOC109764132 gene encoding probable mixed-linked glucan synthase 8 isoform X1 translates to MGSLAAADGAGHASNGAGVADQALALENGTGNGHKAGVADRETPVLQANGGSKVAKKISPKDKYWVAADEGEMAAAIADGGEDGRRPLLYRTFKVKGILLHPYRLLSLIRLVAIVLFFVWRVRHPYADGMWLWWISMVGDLWFGVTWLLNQVAKLNPVKRVPNLALLEQQFDLPDGNSNLPCLDVFINTVDPINEPMIYTMNSIISILAADYPVDKHACYLSDDGGSIIHYDGLLETAKFAALWVPFCRKHSIEPRAPESYFSLNTRPYTGNAPQDFVNDRRHMCREYDEFKERLDALFTLIPKRSDVYNHAAAKEGAKATWMADGTQWPGTWIDPAENHKKGQHVGIVKVMLKHPSYEPELGLGASTNSPLDFSAVDVRLPMLVYISREKSPSCDHQKKAGAMNVQLRVSALLTNAPFIINFDGDHYVNNSKAFRAGICFMLDRREGDNTAFVQFPQRFDDVDPTDRYCNHNRVFFDATLLGLNGIQGPSYVGTGCMFRRVALYGVDPPRWRPDDVKIVDSSTKFGSSASFISSILPAADQERSIMSPPALEESVMADLAHVMTCAYEDGTEWGSDVGWVYNIATEDVVTGFRLHRNGWRSMYCRMEPDAFAGTAPINLTERLYQILRWSGGSLEMFFSRNCPLLAGRRLHPMQRIAYANMTAYPVSSVFLVFYLLFPVIWIFRGQFYIQKPFPTYVLYLVIVIALTELIGMVEIKWAGLTLLDWIRNEQFYIIGATAVYPTAVFHIVLKLFGLKGVSFKLTAKQVASSTSDKFAELYAVQWAPMLIPTMVVIAVNVCAIGASIGKAIVGGWSLMQMADAGLGLVFNAWILVLIYPFALGMIGRWSKRPYILFILFVIAFILIALVDIAIQAMRSGFVRFHFKSSGGATFPTSWGL